Proteins encoded in a region of the Apostichopus japonicus isolate 1M-3 chromosome 19, ASM3797524v1, whole genome shotgun sequence genome:
- the LOC139960364 gene encoding alpha-(1,3)-fucosyltransferase C-like, with translation MAIGTERKCLNVLLVVMTVNAILLTWRIPTLRVEQYPKRKGTANFTVFELRPWDAYSKTLQHVQNESSWNLSYTQNRVVPDQRVINDTLIAAVFSCNPYWVSLRRCFPRTFECPHTDKRITFIASIEDESAIKDVDVVIFAGSVNSSTWERAMAVRKAHQVWVYSTDESSRNSTQVRESMGGGGRGSARPLGFNGYKFDMSFTYYSKSEVVAPFGEYIPFKEGIIMKKGNITSNLQSKKMVAWISSHCNPNAWNRTTFVHDLARLIPIDMYGACGSKEHLPRGSSATALLQTYKFYIAFENSCCSEYITEKFWQALADFELVPIVVGTSKTDYERVAPPNSFIFADDFDSVRDLARYIRKVATNTTLYNQYHHWRLMGKAFLYKSVRVYPFSSTEGACALLNFLEENAWKGDQSLSMGIDPFGSEWLGSCGLCGKHDWMTAYRRHP, from the coding sequence ATGGCTATCGGAACAGAAAGGAAGTGCCTCAATGTTTTACTCGTCGTGATGACTGTAAATGCAATATTATTAACCTGGAGAATTCCTACCTTGAGAGTTGAACAATATCCGAAAAGAAAAGGCACCGCTAACTTTACCGTCTTTGAATTACGACCGTGGGATGCATATAGCAAAACACTGCAACATGTGCAAAATGAAAGTTCATGGAATCTTTCATATACTCAAAACAGAGTAGTTCCTGATCAAAGGGTAATCAATGATACTTTAATTGCCGCCGTATTTTCTTGTAATCCCTATTGGGTTTCTCTCAGAAGATGTTTTCCGCGAACCTTCGAATGTCCGCATACAGATAAAAGAATAACTTTTATTGCATCCATAGAAGATGAAAGCGCCATCAAAGATGTAGATGTGGTCATATTTGCTGGTAGTGTAAACAGCTCTACCTGGGAGAGAGCTATGGCTGTCCGCAAGGCTCATCAAGTGTGGGTTTATAGCACTGATGAGAGCTCTAGAAACTCTACACAGGTGAGAGAATCTATGGGAGGAGGGGGCAGGGGATCGGCACGCCCTTTGGGATTCAATGGATATAAATTCGACATGTCATTCACTTACTATTCTAAATCTGAAGTCGTAGCTCCGTTTGGGGAGTACATTCCATTCAAGGAGGGAATAATCATGAAAAAGGGCAATATTACTTCGAATTTACAATCGAAGAAAATGGTCGCTTGGATAAGCAGTCACTGTAATCCAAACGCTTGGAACAGAACAACTTTTGTCCATGATCTTGCCAGATTAATCCCAATTGATATGTACGGAGCTTGTGGTTCAAAGGAACATTTACCTCGTGGCAGTAGTGCAACAGCATTGCTTCAAACATACAAATTTTATATTGCTTTCGAAAACAGTTGTTGCTCAGAATACATCACCGAGAAATTTTGGCAGGCTTTGGCTGATTTCGAGCTGGTGCCGATTGTGGTTGGAACTTCGAAAACGGACTATGAGCGAGTCGCTCCACCGAATTCTTTTATTTTCGCTGACGATTTCGACTCTGTGAGAGATTTAGCAAGATATATTCGTAAAGTCGCTACCAATACAACTCTGTACAACCAATACCATCATTGGCGGCTGATGGGTAAAGCATTTCTTTACAAGAGTGTTCGCGTTTATCCATTTTCGTCGACCGAAGGAGCGTGCGCACTTTTAAATTTCCTGGAAGAGAATGCTTGGAAAGGGGACCAGTCACTGAGCATGGGCATTGACCCATTCGGATCAGAATGGTTAGGCAGTTGTGGTTTGTGTGGTAAACATGATTGGATGACTGCCTATCGTCGTCACCCTTAA
- the LOC139960540 gene encoding alpha-(1,3)-fucosyltransferase C-like, whose protein sequence is MAIGTDRKCLNVLLVVMTVVAILLTCGIRTLRFEQYPKRKGTANFTVFELRPWDAYSKTLQHVQNESSWNLSYTQNRVVPDQRVISDTLIAAVFSCNPYWVSLRRCFPRTFECPDTDKRITFIASIEDESAIKDVDVVIFATSVNSSTWERAMAVRTPHQVWVYSTAESSGNSPQVRESMGGGGRGSARPLGFNGYKFNMSFTYHSKSEVVAPFGEYIPFKEGIIMKNVNITSKLQSKKMVAWISSHCNPNALNNRTGFVHDLARLIPIDMYGACGTKEHLPRGSSATALLQTYKFYIAFENSCCSEYITEKFWQALADYELVPIVVGASKTDYERVAPPYSFIFADDFDSVRDLARYIRKVATNTTLYNQYHHWRLMGETFLYKSVRVYPFSSTEGACALLNFLEENAWKGDQSLSMGIDPFGSEWLGSCGLCGKHDWMTAYRRHP, encoded by the coding sequence ATGGCTATCGGAACAGATAGGAAGTGCCTCAATGTTTTACTCGTCGTAATGACTGTCGTTGCAATATTACTAACCTGTGGAATTCGTACCTTGAGATTTGAACAATATCCAAAAAGAAAAGGCACCGCTAACTTTACCGTCTTTGAATTACGACCGTGGGATGCATATAGCAAAACACTGCAACATGTGCAAAATGAAAGTTCATGGAATCTTTCATATACTCAAAACAGAGTAGTTCCTGATCAAAGGGTAATTAGTGATACTTTAATTGCCGCCGTATTTTCTTGTAATCCCTATTGGGTATCTCTCAGAAGATGTTTTCCGCGAACCTTCGAATGTCCGGATACAGATAAAAGAATAACTTTTATTGCATCAATAGAAGATGAAAGCGCTATAAAAGATGTAGATGTGGTCATATTTGCTACTAGTGTAAACAGCTCTACATGGGAGAGAGCTATGGCTGTCCGCACGCCTCATCAAGTGTGGGTTTATAGCACTGCCGAGAGCTCTGGAAACTCTCCACAGGTGAGAGAATCTATGGGAGGAGGGGGCAGGGGATCGGCACGCCCTTTGGGATTCAATGGATATAAATTCAACATGTCATTCACTTACCATTCTAAATCTGAAGTCGTGGCTCCGTTTGGGGAGTACATTCCATTCAAGGAGGGAATAAtcatgaaaaatgtcaatattactTCGAAATTACAATCGAAGAAAATGGTCGCTTGGATAAGCAGTCACTGTAATCCAAACGCTTTGAACAACAGAACAGGTTTTGTCCATGATCTTGCCAGATTAATCCCAATTGATATGTACGGAGCTTGTGGTACAAAGGAACATTTACCTCGTGGCAGTAGTGCAACAGCATTGCTTCAAACATACAAATTTTATATTGCTTTCGAAAACAGTTGTTGCTCAGAATACATCACCGAGAAATTTTGGCAGGCTTTGGCTGATTACGAGCTGGTGCCGATTGTGGTTGGAGCTTCGAAAACGGACTATGAGCGAGTCGCTCCACCGTATTCTTTTATTTTCGCTGACGATTTCGACTCTGTAAGAGATTTAGCAAGATATATTCGTAAAGTCGCTACCAATACAACTCTGTACAACCAATACCATCATTGGCGGCTGATGGGTGAAACATTTCTTTACAAGAGTGTTCGCGTTTATCCATTTTCGTCGACCGAAGGAGCGTGCGCACTTCTAAATTTCCTGGAAGAGAATGCTTGGAAAGGGGACCAGTCACTGAGCATGGGCATTGACCCATTCGGATCAGAATGGTTAGGCAGTTGTGGTTTGTGTGGTAAACATGATTGGATGACTGCCTATCGTCGTCACCCTTAA